TGTTATGGAGCAATTCCAATTTGGTATCTCTAATAGCAAAGGCTGACGGATTTCGCTGCAAACTCTCAACAATTTGAACATATCTATGAATGATTTCCGCATCAACCGACGTgaattcatcatcaactaTTGATAAGACAGTATTCTCAACAGATTTTGgttcaacatcagcaattGATACTGAAGGTGGTGCAAGTTGATAAAGATTGTTGCTCGGATTTGTCGTATCAGTACCACTAGGAATAGCTTTACCTTCATTTTCCATATCTCGAAGACTCGCGGCAATCGCAGCCTTcatatcttcatcatcgtcatcattcTGCACTAGATGATTGGTAGGAGCTCGGTTCGGACTTGGTTTTGTGAGGCCAGGATTCTGAGATTCTTCCAAACTCAGTTTTAAAGCTCTTTGCAAGTCTgaatcattatcatcatcaaccgAGGATAGGTCTCGATTATTACTCGTGGTATGAGAACGCACTTGGTCATTTGAGTTGTGGACCCTGCTAGATGGCCCtccactactactaccCCGCAATTTATTGAAACAGCTGTCACAAACTCTGACCGGCTGATTTATTCCATAATGAGGCAATGTTGTGTAATTGTTACAGTGCTTTTGAATATAAACACCGCCGCAATTTCTGCAATGATGCTTTCGATtaacaaatgaaaatggtGTATTGCATTCCATACATTCATCGGCATCAACCCATTCTGGAGGGGCAGATGAATCAATAAATGATGAGCTAATTTTAGCCCCAGATGGAAAATGAAAACCATCCTTCTTAAGCTTCTCATACACTTTGTTGACGTAAACAAGCTGTATTTGTCCTTCGAACGCATTCGCCCAGTTTTGCAAATATTCCAACATTAACTCCTTGACATCTCTATTGACCAGTCCTGAAGAGGGCTGTAATACTGAAACAAAAGAGTCCATGAATTCACGAGATGCAATCTCCGTTAAAAAGTGGCTTCCTCCGTTCTTTATACATATATCAATCAAATGAAGTGTGAGAAGTTGAACATTTGGATTCTTGTGATTGAGACGCTTCTTTAATGATCTCATTGCATCTTTTGGAGGCACAGTTTTAGAACGAATTAGATCACAAATTTCTAGATTCAAAGCGAGATCCTGTTCTCCGGATGGCAGTGACTCTGAAGTGG
This is a stretch of genomic DNA from Sugiyamaella lignohabitans strain CBS 10342 chromosome C, complete sequence. It encodes these proteins:
- the VPS27 gene encoding ESCRT-0 subunit protein VPS27 (Endosomal protein that forms a complex with Hse1p; required for recycling Golgi proteins, forming lumenal membranes and sorting ubiquitinated proteins destined for degradation; has Ubiquitin Interaction Motifs which bind ubiquitin (Ubi4p); GO_component: GO:0033565 - ESCRT-0 complex [Evidence IPI] [PMID 12055639]; GO_component: GO:0005768 - endosome [Evidence IEA]; GO_component: GO:0005768 - endosome [Evidence IDA] [PMID 12055639]; GO_component: GO:0010008 - endosome membrane [Evidence IEA]; GO_component: GO:0016020 - membrane [Evidence IEA]; GO_function: GO:0046872 - metal ion binding [Evidence IEA,IEA]; GO_function: GO:0032266 - phosphatidylinositol-3-phosphate binding [Evidence IDA] [PMID 9702203]; GO_function: GO:0043130 - ubiquitin binding [Evidence IDA] [PMID 12055639]; GO_function: GO:0043130 - ubiquitin binding [Evidence IDA] [PMID 20150893]; GO_process: GO:0006886 - intracellular protein transport [Evidence IEA]; GO_process: GO:0045324 - late endosome to vacuole transport [Evidence IMP] [PMID 12055639]; GO_process: GO:0045053 - protein retention in Golgi apparatus [Evidence IMP] [PMID 8649377]; GO_process: GO:0006623 - protein targeting to vacuole [Evidence IMP,IPI] [PMID 12055639]); this translates as MSWFSSVVSIDERIEKATSESLPSGEQDLALNLEICDLIRSKTVPPKDAMRSLKKRLNHKNPNVQLLTLHLIDICIKNGGSHFLTEIASREFMDSFVSVLQPSSGLVNRDVKELMLEYLQNWANAFEGQIQLVYVNKVYEKLKKDGFHFPSGAKISSSFIDSSAPPEWVDADECMECNTPFSFVNRKHHCRNCGGVYIQKHCNNYTTLPHYGINQPVRVCDSCFNKLRGSSSGGPSSRVHNSNDQVRSHTTSNNRDLSSVDDDNDSDLQRALKLSLEESQNPGLTKPSPNRAPTNHLVQNDDDDEDMKAAIAASLRDMENEGKAIPSGTDTTNPSNNLYQLAPPSVSIADVEPKSVENTVLSIVDDEFTSVDAEIIHRYVQIVESLQRNPSAFAIRDTKLELLHNNVLSLRPKLSKDLRRTVEKCDQLEDLHGKLTAIVRYYDKLLEDRFSYSMKKYGHMDEGNQYTSSVVSSQMPGGQYHQYQTGSGPVTYPEGNSPYYPPVQDSDPHYGVNTETYYQQQHDGPLPSEPPLPEGNAGYQGFYPALDERGNISQNQSIQDPDNQSSEPNYSKPGTKEEEEPILIEL